One Fundulus heteroclitus isolate FHET01 chromosome 8, MU-UCD_Fhet_4.1, whole genome shotgun sequence genomic window, GcataaaatgtaaactaaaacattttttaaccacattcACTGTTAATCGGAAAAGACCTTCAGATCTATATCCTTCACCCCTATAGTTCCAAAATGCCCCATGCATGCGTAGTAGATGTAATTCAGTTTCTGTTCTCTCTGCCTGGTATGAGATGGAAAATGAGCTGAATGGTGGACctgatctaaaacaaaaaaagttttaaatgactTGGAGGAAAATATACGGCTTTAGATTCCATGACTTATGATCTAATATGATTTTTTCCTATTTGTAGAAGACATGattgttttagatttaatttttttttctcatgtgaACTGAGTACATGTGTCTGTAACTCAGTTGATTGTGCCTCTACCCTGACAACTACTGTAAAATGGTAATTAATTGATTAAAGTGATGATTTACGTAAAGCTTTCTGGTTTAAACCATTTTAGATGAAAAAATGTCAATTGTGCAAAACCAAATAACCAAACATGTTATCATACCgtattttgtaaaatgtaaaaactttaataaagaAGTAATTTCACTATTATTTACTGATGTGTCAAGTAATTAGGTACAAAGACTTTGTTACATTTCTTAGGAAGAAATTTTGGTTATGTATACTTTAGTGAAGTAATTATGTTTTAGCCTACTTTTTGCTTctactgcttacattttcacgcaattatctgtaatttctactccttacattttgaaaatagactctattttatttcagcttgttatCGTTCTGGCTTGTcaatcaaaagcaaaaaaatattcagataaatagtGCTACCGAACAGAGTGAGATTCAAGAAATGAAtgatttcaattaaaaaaggaaataagacAAAGTCTTTGGATTAATCTCTTTAATTACGACAACAATCACAATGAAAGCTAGAGCCAGCCATTATTGCTGTTATTACCTGAAATATTTTCAAGCAGCTCCAcatttgctgaaatcagaacagatttaataatccatttttttattctttttatatttatgtttttgcagcagtagtggctcatttttacaaagtaggctgacaggaaagggggtgtGACAGAGGGGTGAGGACCTGCGGCAAAGGACCTCGGGCCAGAATGGAACCTGGGTCAGCCGCATCGAAGACTAAGCACTGTACATGGGACGTGTGCTCTACCCCTGTGCCATAAAATGTGTATATGACACAATAAAGCTTTTAATCAAGTGACTTACTCTATGGGGGTAAatatgggaaaaaaagattCAGTCATTTCTTTGATGTaaagacaaaattattttttaacgtCCCATTTGGTCTTGTCGTCTCTCCGAGTGTAAGGACCTAAAGTGAACTAGTTACAGTACACCACTGTTAAGGTGTATATACTGTCTGTACACATTTATGCTAAATTCTTTTTTAAACTCTTCTTTTGAAATTAATGAATTAACAGATCGTACAAATAAAGCTGTAGTTGGCAACCCTGTTCAgataaacattttgttatactgggttaTACGTTCCCACAATGCTACAATCCTTCCATCCTGGGATGTATTCAAAAAATGGAACAGCAAAAATTAGATATCAGTGAAAGCTGCAGGACTGTAAGAACTCTGATCAATACTTGCCATTAGGACTGAATGGCACGGATTCGTCCTGCTCACACCCCCCTCTGTCCATCCAGTTCCAGGGGGTGTCACCTCATCTATTGGTCGTCCCACACGCCAGTCATTGTGAGGCGCTCACAAAACGCCAGTTCCTTGCTAGTCTCTTCTCAATGGCTGTGCATGCACGCTTCAAGCGCTtgtgtatccagttagcttcagtgttagctgttcactgtagctccactgctctcaccgtctGCTTCAAAAATGGCTGAGAAGAGCGAGAAGAAACTGTTGGACAAGTTTATGACCAAAAGAGggaggcctcagaagaaagaaataagacaggagttgtatttgggagatttatTACCACGCGATCCACCTAAAGAGAGGAAGAAGCAGGTgagatggtcttgcgcatgcgcagttattcaaaaatggACTTGGGCGGTTCATACTTACATTTCCGGAAGAATCGCCGCCTCTACCTTTAATATTACTAGAAAGGACTGTGGGTGTTTGTAACCAAGGCAAATGTTAAACGAAAAAAATCCAGGAATGTTGGAGTAGCTGctccacaaaaaaatattaatttccaCCCTTGTATGTGGAGCTTTCCTCCTTCTCCTGTGTGTGAGTCCTCAGGTGCAGCTTCAGTTTGTAGGACTGAGTAAACTTCTTGCCGCACTCGTCGCAGCTGTACGGCCTTTCTCCGGTGTGGATCCGCATGTGGACATTAAGCGTCGAAGATTGGCTGAAGGTCCTCCTGCACAGTTTACAGCCATACGGCCTCTCCCCAGTGTGGATCCTGTAATGCACTTTCAGGTGGCTGAGCTTGCTGAACCTCTTGTCACACTGCGTGCAGCAATGAGGCCGCTTGCCCGTGTGGGTCCTCATGTGGTTCTCCAGGGGTCCAGCGCCCCAGAAGGTTTTTTCGCACTGCTGGCAGCCGTACGCCTTGTCTGTGTGAGTCCGCAGATGGACCTTAAGTGAGCTGTTGGCCTTGAAACGTTTTTCACAGTATGAGCAGGCGTAGGGCTTCTCTCCGGCGTGGGTGTGCTTGTGCACCCTGACCTGGCTGGGATGGGTGTGTATACCTGGCAGGgcttcagcctcctcctcctcctcctcaatcTTTATAAAATGTCCCTCCTGTGTGTAGCCTTTGGAAACAACAGTGACTTTAACATTGTGGTCACTCCCTCTACAGTCATGCTTAGGCCTTGGAGGATCCAGCAGATGCACATCTGTGAATGCATCACCAGTAACCTCTGAGCTTTCATTCTTCACCAGCTTCACGGTCTGATTCAGAGATGGCTGGCAGAGGTCAACATGACCACTTTCTTCCAAATGAGGTTCTGTTTTCACAGGAGCTGAGATTCTACCGGACTTGTCCACACACCCCTGGTCTTCTAATTGATCTGCCTGCAGAGAGAATGGAGGAGAGGATGCACTCTCCTTCAGCTTGATATAATTTTTCTTCCTGAAACACGTCTTTTCACTGCTGTATTTGGACACCTTGACAAAAGTGTGGGTGGTAACAGGATGATTGTTCCCATCTgagccagaaaactgtttagcAGCATCTTCCTCAGTTCGATCTGAAAAAGTAGAATGAAAACAAAGACCAGATTTATTCAGATGAAGaatgatttactttttttgctgatcaaaaataagtaaaaatccCACATATGGTCACCTTCCTAAAATTATGGAggcaagacatttttttttttcaggtctttcagaaaacacacaaaataaaccagcaataacttattaagtGGATTTAAGAAAAAGATCACTTTTGGCAAAAACTGACGCAGGACATTATTTTAGTAAGTTGTGACATAATACGTCTGGTTAGAGTTGCCCTCCAGTGTCTACTTGAGAGCAGCTCTAACAACACTGAGCTTATTAGTCCACTTCCGCTTATCAGCAAGTCAGTTTGCATATTAGCTAAATATTTAGATCCGAGCTAAAGAGCATcaagctagctagctaactAACTATTTAGGTCCGAAGTAAACGTttagttttcaaataaatatatagtttggaaattaaatatttagtttggaaaatatatatttaacttGGAACTAAATAGTTAGTTTGCgaattaaatatttagcttgcaaatgtaacatttagtcaggtTTAGTttggaaactaaatatttagtttggagctaaatatttagtttgccaCCTAAATAGTTATTGCCAAACTAAATATATAGTTTACAAACCATATATTTAGCTTTTAGCAtgcttattaaatatttaatctgaAACTGTGACAGTTATAATATGTATGAATATGAATGACATGATAAAAAtattactatttttttctcttaaatatATTAATATGAAAATATTGCTGTGTAACTTTAGCTACTCTTGAGTGTTTCTTGCACAATAATAGTGCatatatttttctcacattgtATTTCCTCTGTTTACCATACctaatttttatctgaatatgccatGTTATCAATGATTGTGCAATACTTTCtatttttgcctttctgataagtGCTGTCTCTGTTGCTTTATGAGCTTGTTAACTGTTTTTGCCACTTGTCACGCCCGAATTTCCTCACTGtgagacagacacagacagTCCTCAGAGAGGTGGACACCTCAAACAGGTGATGAACAAACAGTGCAGACCTGAGGACAGCAGACCTTCATGGAGGGACTCTGCGCTCCTCTGTGCAGACAGCAGCCGCTTCAGGCCTTCGTTCTCGGTCTGGATCGTCTGGATTGTTCCCTGGTACTCAGCGAGGGTCTGCTCCACCGAGACCAGGATGTCGGTCACAGTCGCCTGAAAGATCCGCTTCAGAGATGACTCCAGCAACATTTTCAGCTCCATCGTTTTCTCCATCGTTTTTCACTAAGCGCCAGCAGAAACCCCAGCAGACTGAGGGAGGTGGAGAGCAGCTCCAGACAGACGCTGGCGCGTAATTTTGCGGAACGGAAAGACACGTCGGGCGGAGTGGggagttgatttatttttgttagagTTCACAGATCAGCGTGCTGCCCCCTACTGTTGTGGAGTAAATctgaattcatttaaaaaaaaacgtcaaaaataaaatacactagTGTGTGTTTGTCTGGGTCTTTATTGAAAGTCTCAACTGAAGTGAAATATCTTGGTCATATGTTGACAGATTGTCTGTCTGATGATGAGGACATTTACCGTCAGGTTCGAATGTTATACGCTCAGGCAAATATTCTTGTCCGTAAATTTGGATTCTGTTCGGATGAAAGTGAAGCTGAACTTGTTTAGATCATATTGTACATCACTGTATACTGCACATTTGTGgtgcaattttaaaaaagccagtcttcaaaaattgatggtggcTTACAATGATGCACTTAGACTTTTGTTAAATAAACCCAGATGGTCCAGTGCCAGTGAGCTGTTTGTATCTGCCCGAGTCAGCACTTTGATGGCTGTCTTGAGAAAACGTATGTATAGATTTATTTGTCGCTTGAATGagtctaataataaaattattctaCTGTTGGCAAATGTTAAATATAGTGCAATAAAGTACTCTTCTGTACTCATTGGTATGATTGCCTCTTGTAAGGCTAGAAGTCATGtgtttgtattgtttattttttgtactttttattcttttattgtctttgttttctctctgtatGTAATCTGGACTCTGAgtctgtaataataaaatatatctaTCTTTAAATATAACGTTGCTGCTTTGACCAATAATGTGCACTGATTACTTTGCCGcatattttaattaaagcatTATCAGAAGCGACAGGGACATTTACTGCTGTTCTAAAGTTTAGAAAATGACATTGCACACACATCCAAGAATGTATTTAAGATACAGATAAGGTATAAAATAAGTGTCTATGCAATACACTGATCAATATTACCATTTACATTCGTTTATAATAActaaacaggagaaatattACCCATATCAAAATAGTTGCTGATTTTCCCAAGATGCCTGTAGTTAGGAGCTCTACTCCATCTTGCTTTCAGATATCCTTCAGCACATGGATCATATTGTCTTCAGGATTTATTCCTTTCTACTCCCAAAATACCCCTTGTGCAGCTGATGTTATTGGTGCAGCTGTAGAGACTAAAGAGTGTGgttcaggggtgtccaaacttttcagtgCGTGGACAGCctgaaattgtcaagtcaaaagttcTCAAGAATTTTCTGaaattttataaaaaagatttgtaacaattaccaaaaaaaaaaaagtgaattatttttacctactctaaaaaaaaatttgatcgTTTTTTACAGTCATTTTCTACAGTCAGATTTCTGTAGGAGATGGATGTTAAACACGGATTTGCATTAAAAGATAATCACCcaatttgtaaattattttatactgagttggaaaaataaaactgaattcttTTTGGTCTAACAATCTCAGAATAGGTTTTGGGTCAGTATGTCTTCAAAAatacttgctgtatttagccaattttatACAAATTccaaacagattttaatgcacaaaaaTCTGCATTTGAGTTAGAGTCGTCAGAGTGATGTgatcctatttactatgaaattatagagaatgtaaaaaagtgtggttattaaaagatgaatacctTCTGTTGTGCTGTacctaacattttaaattgtcagTCCTTCACCTGTCTGCTATGATTTGgctctaattaaaaataaaaactttccatctgcatcagccatcTGTGCTGGTTGACCAagtctttcttgaaatgcagtagGTGGGCcccacaaaatcagtccaggggcagcaaatgctttttttctccagaGTTTTTGGGTCAGAATTCTATTGACAGTCCCAAAACCAACCACCAGGTTAGGTGAGAAGGCAGAGAACAGGAGCCTGAGATCAACCTGCCTGTATTGGCTCAGTTAACATAATGTGGCCCAATCTTCACCGTCATCTACCCTGTATTTGGTTTTCAGGTTATCCAATTTGTTTGAAGCCTTGATTGGGGTGATGTCCCCTTCCATTTCCATCTCCTGGATAACCTGACTTTTAATGCCACGCCGTTAGTCACTGGACTCGTGAGTATTTGACATAATGATGATAGGGATGTACTTACTGCCATGCTCCTTGCACTTTGTGTCTCTTCCCCTTAAAGAGGATGTCCAGACGGTGGCGGGTCTGGATGAAGCGAAGGGTATCTTCGTCTGTGACTGAAAGGACTAAATGATAATGGTCTGGTACCTAATCACACACATGTAcagaggctgttttttttttattgctttatttcttATGTTTTCCGGACAAAACTTACAAAGACTTTCTCGGTCTAACAGCAGCCGATACaattgctttaatttattttaacttttttaactgtatgaatcatttttaacagaaaatggtAAATACATATTATATGCAAAATCAACTATGTGtacaacataaacaaataatcagTTTAATTTTCAAGGTTCACATGTACATATACAAtatatttcatcacatcactCTGCCTTACATtgcttcctttgatttaaaCGTTTGTGTTTACACTGTTACACTAGCTAATGGAGCTTATTTGCTGTAGACAAGAAAAGAGGAGAAGGCCAAAGGCCTGTTATCCATATGGATGACCGATAAGTCATGCAATATGTGGATAAATGGTGCTACTTACACGTGTGCGCTCTCTTCCCTCTGGACATTTTcaactgactgcactattccgACAGCACTTATCAAGGTGAACGCTGATGCACTTCTGCTTTAGCTAAATAGTCCTTACCAATTAGAACTTTTTGGATGCACCACCAGTCTCCTCTTAGAGGATAAGATAgtttgatatttttctaggaAAACGATGTTTAAACACAACTTTAGTCCCCCTAATGTTCCATAATGGAACAGCAGAGTCATACTGAGTCGAACAAAATCTATATTTATGGAAGACTGgtggaaaaaacaaatctgGTCTTTTTTGCACTTATTGGACAAAAACAGTGGCATCCTTAATTTGGAGGAATTTAACAAGTATAGAATTGATTGTTCTGAGGCAAATTACAAGAAAGTAATATAAAAGATTCCCAACATCCTCATCCTCtcagtaaaatataatttatcttACATCATAATACCAAGGTTACACTAGATTCAAATTGATGGTGTGGATATTATTGAAAAGAAATGTGATAATACATTTTGTACCCGGAGAGAACAAAAAACACTTAACTTACAAAACTTTGACAAATCTTCAATATCTTTAATTAGGACAAAGTAATTTTCCAATTCCTCCTAAATATAAAGAACTGCATTCTAAAACAATGAATATCATTTATCCTTCTAAGGAGTTCATAAGAGAAAGATTTAAATTTGATGTAGAAAATTTTAGTTTCTGTAAAACACAACAGGAAACAACTAAACACTTGTTCAATGAATGTAGAGATGTTAAAAATGCATGGAGATTACTCCACAACTTCTTATCTTCCAAAtccacaaatattgttctttttctcatttcaacAC contains:
- the LOC105930796 gene encoding zinc finger protein 846-like isoform X2, producing MEKTMELKMLLESSLKRIFQATVTDILVSVEQTLAEYQGTIQTIQTENEGLKRLLSAQRSAESLHEDRTEEDAAKQFSGSDGNNHPVTTHTFVKVSKYSSEKTCFRKKNYIKLKESASSPPFSLQADQLEDQGCVDKSGRISAPVKTEPHLEESGHVDLCQPSLNQTVKLVKNESSEVTGDAFTDVHLLDPPRPKHDCRGSDHNVKVTVVSKGYTQEGHFIKIEEEEEEAEALPGIHTHPSQVRVHKHTHAGEKPYACSYCEKRFKANSSLKVHLRTHTDKAYGCQQCEKTFWGAGPLENHMRTHTGKRPHCCTQCDKRFSKLSHLKVHYRIHTGERPYGCKLCRRTFSQSSTLNVHMRIHTGERPYSCDECGKKFTQSYKLKLHLRTHTQEKEESSTYKGGN
- the LOC105930796 gene encoding zinc finger protein 846-like isoform X1; amino-acid sequence: MEKTMELKMLLESSLKRIFQATVTDILVSVEQTLAEYQGTIQTIQTENEGLKRLLSAQRSAESLHEGLLSSDRTEEDAAKQFSGSDGNNHPVTTHTFVKVSKYSSEKTCFRKKNYIKLKESASSPPFSLQADQLEDQGCVDKSGRISAPVKTEPHLEESGHVDLCQPSLNQTVKLVKNESSEVTGDAFTDVHLLDPPRPKHDCRGSDHNVKVTVVSKGYTQEGHFIKIEEEEEEAEALPGIHTHPSQVRVHKHTHAGEKPYACSYCEKRFKANSSLKVHLRTHTDKAYGCQQCEKTFWGAGPLENHMRTHTGKRPHCCTQCDKRFSKLSHLKVHYRIHTGERPYGCKLCRRTFSQSSTLNVHMRIHTGERPYSCDECGKKFTQSYKLKLHLRTHTQEKEESSTYKGGN